The Sander lucioperca isolate FBNREF2018 chromosome 15, SLUC_FBN_1.2, whole genome shotgun sequence genome window below encodes:
- the arid4b gene encoding AT-rich interactive domain-containing protein 4B isoform X3 has protein sequence MKTLEEPPYLTVGTDVSAKYRGAFCEAKIKTAKRLVKAKVTFKPDLSTAEVHDENIKGPLKVGAVVEVKNPDGVYQEATINKLTDASIYTVVFDDGDEKTLRRSSLCLKGARHFAESETLDRLPLTNPEHFGTPVIGKKGNRGRRSNPIQEEELSSSSSEEEESDQRQNEDLFGKVVCVEGVVTGEKKKTTWYPALVISPDCHEDVTVKKDNIFVRSFKDGKFNTVLRKDVREMNSDCPPKADAGLKPALDAALEFLQQFVVPSTWKTEVKEESSSSEDEEEDEEEGQEEDASGEEEEEEVEPFPEERENFLQQLYKFMEDRGTPINKRPVLGYRNLNLFKLYRLVHKLGGFDNIESGSVWKQVYQDLGIPVLNSAAGYNVKCAYRKYLYGFEEYCTSTAITFRMDLPLKQAPKGEVKSEGEAGGSPPTASSSEDQKAQVDGEPCDAQSIVCKDEKPDLTRNKMEPDPSKTEGKDSGNDDDDDDDDDEEDGPLKGDADEGSSTAHLGAENMKEERDEEEESKDNSGDDSSQEGEEGEEFECYPPGMKVQVRYGRGRNLKTYEATVKEADVEGGEVLYLVHYCGWNIRYDEWIKADKIVRPANKNVPKIKHRKKIKNKAERERDRLERLNDREVLGPSPNASRLPRSKCGLSQDVFSKMDEGEDKGTQQSPVKSIEITSILNGLQASEMSTDESEHEDEEGEHNEEDRPGCRGSPRKAPPEPPQTSECWESGTPPEASKPSPVSGKNQDLVSAESGDVGKRRSQPELEGEGSNRKRKSDSAAERTPKGQSKAKTRSTRSADWLPVGSPRKMEERAAGPGEEKGASSSSSSDDEGAALAESQAEESERSRPKTKGSPSKKYNGMREKTKGGRQAGFWEIPEKRAKMSGNAEERPAVRSKGQKDVWSSIQAQWPKKTLKELFSDSDTEAANSPPPPVPPCLEEPSVEQDAGPEDEASEEQMENDKLQEFPSSGSNSVLNTPPTTPESPSGGGSAVEDSGPAQPSSPPLSIPPALPSEPVSDALTPGPIQEEVAGGRSETDSSTVEVESLGGELQDLPQDERAGSPSKVFDVSLSCNSSSSCSLELSSSSQQESEQKSKGTTSASQKRQKESQTGGASKKHKPSRKSLGVPPKKNRKTANSSDSEDQSVVEGTAKSTASKNNAPDVKAATSPKCHGRSPPSSHKYHKQGDADHTQQRDNHGRSPRVYKWSFQMSDLEKMSSLERISFLQEKLQDIRNHYLTLKSEVASIDRRRKRMKKKERESTVAASSSSSSSSSSPSSSSLTAAVMLTLADPPVSSSSTSSQNSGVSVECR, from the exons ACTCTGGAGGAGCCCCCCTACTTGACAGTAGGGACGGATGTGAGTGCCAAGTATAGAGGGGCTTTCTGTGAGGCCAAGATTAAGACTGCCAAGAGGCTAGTCAAGGCCAAG GTGACCTTTAAACCAGATCTGTCCACAGCTGAGGTTCATGATGAAAACATCAAAGGACCTCTAAAG GTGGGTGCTGTTGTAGAGGTGAAGAATCCGGATGGAGTTTACCAAGAGGCCACGATCAATAAGCTGACCGATGCTAGTATATATACTGTTG TATTTGACGATGGCGATGAGAAGACCCTGAGGCGTTCCTCTCTCTGCCTGAAAGGAGCGCGTCACTTTGCAGAGAGCGAG ACACTCGACAGACTCCCTCTCACCAACCCTGAGCACTTCGGCACACCTGTCATCGGCAAGAAGGGCAACCGCGGCAGACGATCGAACCCAAT TCAAGAAGAAGAATTGTCTTCATCTTCCAGCGAAGAAGAGGAGAGCGACCAGCGGCAGAATGAGGATCTGTTCGGGAAAGTGGTCTGTGTGGAGGGGGTCGTCAccggggaaaaaaagaagaccaCGTGGTATCCTGCTCTG GTCATCTCCCCAGACTGCCACGAAGACGTGACTGTGAAGAAGGACAACATCTTCGTCCGCTCTTTCAAGGATGGAAAATT TAACACGGTGCTGCGGAAGGACGTCCGCGAGATGAATAGCGACTGTCCTCCAAAAGCGGACGCAGGACTCAAACCAG caCTGGACGCCGCTTTGGAGTTCCTGCAGCAGTTTGTCGTGCCCAGCACCTGGAAGACAGAAGTGAAAGAAGAAAGTTCTAGCAgcgaggatgaggaggaggatgaagaggaagggcaGGAAGAAGATGCCAGCGGCGAAGAAGAGGAG GAGGAAGTGGAGCCGTTCCCAGAGGAGCGGGAGAACTTTCTGCAGCAGCTCTACAAGTTCATGGAAGACAGAG GAACTCCCATCAATAAACGGCCTGTTCTGGGCTACAGGAACCTGAACCTGTTCAAGCTCTACAGGCTGGTGCACAAACTGGGAGGCTTTGACAAC ATTGAAAGCGGCTCGGTTTGGAAGCAAGTTTATCAGGATCTGGGAATCCCTGTGCTCAACTCAGCCGCCGGCTACAATGTCAAATGTGCTTACCGCAA GTACTTGTATGGATTTGAGGAATACTGCACCTCCACTGCCATCACCTTCAGGATGGATCTCCCTTTGAAGCAGGCTCCCAAGGGGGAGGTCAAGTCAGAGGGGGAGGCTGGAGGAAGCCCTCCCACCGCCTCCAGCTCAGAAGACCAGAAAGCCCAGGTTGATGGAGAACCTTGTGACGCACAGTCTATAGTCTGCAAG GACGAGAAGCCTGATTTGACCCGGAACAAAATGGAACCCGATCCATCAAAAACGGAGGGAAAGGACAGCGGAAACGACGACGACGATGATGACGACGACGACGAGGAAGATGGTCCCCTTAAGGGAGACGCAGACGAGGGCTCATCTACGGCTCACCTCGGAGCGGAGAACATGAAGGAGGAGCgcgacgaggaggaggagagcaaAGACAACTCTGG GGATGACAGCAGtcaggagggggaggaaggggaggagtTTGAGTGTTACCCCCCGGGGATGAAGGTGCAGGTGAGGTATGGGCGAGGCCGCAATCTGAAGACGTACGAGGCCACTGTGAAAGAGGCAGACGTGGAGGGGGGAGAGGTGCTCTACCTGGTGCACTACTGTGGCTGGAACATCAG ATATGATGAATGGATCAAAGCAGACAAGATTGTGCGCCCCGCCAATAAGAATGTACCAAAAATAAAGCACCGCAAAAAGATAAAG AACAAAGCTGAGAGGGAGCGAGACAGGTTGGAGAGGCTCAATGACAGAGAAGTCCTCGGCCCTTCGCCCAACGCTAGCCGCCTCCCACGCTCCAAATGTGGCCTGAGTCAGGATGTCTTTTCCAAGATGGACGAGGGTGAGGACAAAGGGACTCAGCAGTCTCCAGTCAAGTCTATAGAAATTACTTCTATCCTCAATGGCCTGCAAG CCTCTGAGATGTCCACAGACGAAAGTGAGCATGAGGATGAGGAGGGAGAACATAATGAGGAGGATCGCCCAGGTTGCAGAGGCAGCCCCAGAAAGGCCCCACCGGAGCCCCCGCAAACATCAGAGTGCTGGGAGAGCGGGACCCCTCCTGAAGCATCCAAACCTTCTCCAGTCTCAGGAAAGAACCAGGATCTAGTCAGTGCAGAGAGTGGCGATGTTGGGAAGCGCAGAAGCCAACCGGAGTTAGAGGGAGAGGGCAGCAACAGGAAGAGGAAATCTGACAGTGCAGCAGAGAGGACCCCGAAAGGCCAATCCAAAGCAAAGACCCGGAGCACCAGGAGTGCTGACTGGTTGCCAGTAGGCTCTCCCAGGAAGATGGAGGAGAGAGCGGCTGGTCCCGGGGAAGAGAAGGGAGCCTCGTCCAGCAGCAGTTCAGATGATGAGGGTGCGGCGCTGGCCGAATCCCAGGCTGAGGAAAGTGAGCGAAGCCGGCCAAAAACCAAAGGCTCCCCTTCCAAGAAGTACAACGGGATGAGGGAGAAGACTAAAGGTGGCAGACAAGCTGGATTCTGGGAGATTCCTGAAAAGAGGGCCAAAATGTCTGGAAATGCAGAGGAACGGCCAGCTGTACGCTCTAAAGGCCAAAAGGATGTGTGGTCCAGCATCCAGGCCCAGTGGCCGAAGAAGACTCTCAAAGAGTTGTTCTCTGACTCGGACACAGAGGCCGCCAAttctcctcctccacctgtACCTCCGTGTCTGGAGGAGCCGAGTGTCGAACAGGATGCTGGGCCCGAGGACGAAGCCTCAGAGGAGCAGATGGAAAACGACAAACTACAGGAGTTTCCGAGCAGTGGCAGTAACTCTGTACTCAACACACCACCGACAACGCCTGAGTCGCCCTCAGGAGGAGGCAGCGCTGTTGAAGATTCTGGTCCAGCGCAGCCTTCCTCCCCGCCACTATCCATACCCCCAGCTTTGCCTTCAGAGCCGGTTTCTGACGCTCTTACCCCAGGGCCTATACAGGAGGAAGTGGCAGGTGGCCGcagtgagacagacagcagcACGGTGGAAGTGGAGAGTCTGGGTGGGGAGCTGCAAGACCTCCCTCAGGATGAGAGGGCGGGTTCCCCCTCAAAGGTGTTTGACGTCAGCCTCTCCTGCAACAGCAGCAGTAGCTGCAGCCTCGagctgagcagcagcagccaacaAGAGAGTGAACAGAAGTCCAAaggtacaa CGTCTGCGAGTCAGAAGCGGCAAAAAGAATCACAGACTGGTGGAGCCTCAAAGAAACACAAGCCAAGCCGTAAGAGCCTCGGTGTGCCTCCCAAAAAGAATAGAAAAACAG CCAACAGCAGTGACAGCGAAGACCAGTCTGTTGTTGAGGGCACTGCCAAATCAACTGCCTCTAAGAACAACGCACCAGACGTGAAGGCTGCCACCTCGCCCAAGTGTCACGGACGATCTCCCCCTTCGAGCCATAAGTACCACAAGCAGGGTGACGCCGACCACACCCAGCAACGAGACAACCATGGAAGATCGCCTCGTGTGTACAAGTGGAGCTTCCAGATGT CTGACCTGGAAAAGATGAGCAGTCTGGAGAGGATTTCGTTTCTTCAGGAGAAGCTGCAGGACATCAGGAACCACTACCTCACCCTCAAGTCTGAGGTGGCCTCTATCGACAGACGAAGAAAACGCATGAAGAAGAAGGAACGGGAAA GCACGGTGGCTG
- the arid4b gene encoding AT-rich interactive domain-containing protein 4B isoform X1, with protein sequence MKTLEEPPYLTVGTDVSAKYRGAFCEAKIKTAKRLVKAKVTFKPDLSTAEVHDENIKGPLKVGAVVEVKNPDGVYQEATINKLTDASIYTVVFDDGDEKTLRRSSLCLKGARHFAESETLDRLPLTNPEHFGTPVIGKKGNRGRRSNPIQEEELSSSSSEEEESDQRQNEDLFGKVVCVEGVVTGEKKKTTWYPALVISPDCHEDVTVKKDNIFVRSFKDGKFNTVLRKDVREMNSDCPPKADAGLKPALDAALEFLQQFVVPSTWKTEVKEESSSSEDEEEDEEEGQEEDASGEEEEEEVEPFPEERENFLQQLYKFMEDRGTPINKRPVLGYRNLNLFKLYRLVHKLGGFDNIESGSVWKQVYQDLGIPVLNSAAGYNVKCAYRKYLYGFEEYCTSTAITFRMDLPLKQAPKGEVKSEGEAGGSPPTASSSEDQKAQVDGEPCDAQSIVCKDEKPDLTRNKMEPDPSKTEGKDSGNDDDDDDDDDEEDGPLKGDADEGSSTAHLGAENMKEERDEEEESKDNSGDDSSQEGEEGEEFECYPPGMKVQVRYGRGRNLKTYEATVKEADVEGGEVLYLVHYCGWNIRYDEWIKADKIVRPANKNVPKIKHRKKIKNKAERERDRLERLNDREVLGPSPNASRLPRSKCGLSQDVFSKMDEGEDKGTQQSPVKSIEITSILNGLQASEMSTDESEHEDEEGEHNEEDRPGCRGSPRKAPPEPPQTSECWESGTPPEASKPSPVSGKNQDLVSAESGDVGKRRSQPELEGEGSNRKRKSDSAAERTPKGQSKAKTRSTRSADWLPVGSPRKMEERAAGPGEEKGASSSSSSDDEGAALAESQAEESERSRPKTKGSPSKKYNGMREKTKGGRQAGFWEIPEKRAKMSGNAEERPAVRSKGQKDVWSSIQAQWPKKTLKELFSDSDTEAANSPPPPVPPCLEEPSVEQDAGPEDEASEEQMENDKLQEFPSSGSNSVLNTPPTTPESPSGGGSAVEDSGPAQPSSPPLSIPPALPSEPVSDALTPGPIQEEVAGGRSETDSSTVEVESLGGELQDLPQDERAGSPSKVFDVSLSCNSSSSCSLELSSSSQQESEQKSKGTTSASQKRQKESQTGGASKKHKPSRKSLGVPPKKNRKTAVFSPPANSSDSEDQSVVEGTAKSTASKNNAPDVKAATSPKCHGRSPPSSHKYHKQGDADHTQQRDNHGRSPRVYKWSFQMSDLEKMSSLERISFLQEKLQDIRNHYLTLKSEVASIDRRRKRMKKKERESTVAASSSSSSSSSSPSSSSLTAAVMLTLADPPVSSSSTSSQNSGVSVECR encoded by the exons ACTCTGGAGGAGCCCCCCTACTTGACAGTAGGGACGGATGTGAGTGCCAAGTATAGAGGGGCTTTCTGTGAGGCCAAGATTAAGACTGCCAAGAGGCTAGTCAAGGCCAAG GTGACCTTTAAACCAGATCTGTCCACAGCTGAGGTTCATGATGAAAACATCAAAGGACCTCTAAAG GTGGGTGCTGTTGTAGAGGTGAAGAATCCGGATGGAGTTTACCAAGAGGCCACGATCAATAAGCTGACCGATGCTAGTATATATACTGTTG TATTTGACGATGGCGATGAGAAGACCCTGAGGCGTTCCTCTCTCTGCCTGAAAGGAGCGCGTCACTTTGCAGAGAGCGAG ACACTCGACAGACTCCCTCTCACCAACCCTGAGCACTTCGGCACACCTGTCATCGGCAAGAAGGGCAACCGCGGCAGACGATCGAACCCAAT TCAAGAAGAAGAATTGTCTTCATCTTCCAGCGAAGAAGAGGAGAGCGACCAGCGGCAGAATGAGGATCTGTTCGGGAAAGTGGTCTGTGTGGAGGGGGTCGTCAccggggaaaaaaagaagaccaCGTGGTATCCTGCTCTG GTCATCTCCCCAGACTGCCACGAAGACGTGACTGTGAAGAAGGACAACATCTTCGTCCGCTCTTTCAAGGATGGAAAATT TAACACGGTGCTGCGGAAGGACGTCCGCGAGATGAATAGCGACTGTCCTCCAAAAGCGGACGCAGGACTCAAACCAG caCTGGACGCCGCTTTGGAGTTCCTGCAGCAGTTTGTCGTGCCCAGCACCTGGAAGACAGAAGTGAAAGAAGAAAGTTCTAGCAgcgaggatgaggaggaggatgaagaggaagggcaGGAAGAAGATGCCAGCGGCGAAGAAGAGGAG GAGGAAGTGGAGCCGTTCCCAGAGGAGCGGGAGAACTTTCTGCAGCAGCTCTACAAGTTCATGGAAGACAGAG GAACTCCCATCAATAAACGGCCTGTTCTGGGCTACAGGAACCTGAACCTGTTCAAGCTCTACAGGCTGGTGCACAAACTGGGAGGCTTTGACAAC ATTGAAAGCGGCTCGGTTTGGAAGCAAGTTTATCAGGATCTGGGAATCCCTGTGCTCAACTCAGCCGCCGGCTACAATGTCAAATGTGCTTACCGCAA GTACTTGTATGGATTTGAGGAATACTGCACCTCCACTGCCATCACCTTCAGGATGGATCTCCCTTTGAAGCAGGCTCCCAAGGGGGAGGTCAAGTCAGAGGGGGAGGCTGGAGGAAGCCCTCCCACCGCCTCCAGCTCAGAAGACCAGAAAGCCCAGGTTGATGGAGAACCTTGTGACGCACAGTCTATAGTCTGCAAG GACGAGAAGCCTGATTTGACCCGGAACAAAATGGAACCCGATCCATCAAAAACGGAGGGAAAGGACAGCGGAAACGACGACGACGATGATGACGACGACGACGAGGAAGATGGTCCCCTTAAGGGAGACGCAGACGAGGGCTCATCTACGGCTCACCTCGGAGCGGAGAACATGAAGGAGGAGCgcgacgaggaggaggagagcaaAGACAACTCTGG GGATGACAGCAGtcaggagggggaggaaggggaggagtTTGAGTGTTACCCCCCGGGGATGAAGGTGCAGGTGAGGTATGGGCGAGGCCGCAATCTGAAGACGTACGAGGCCACTGTGAAAGAGGCAGACGTGGAGGGGGGAGAGGTGCTCTACCTGGTGCACTACTGTGGCTGGAACATCAG ATATGATGAATGGATCAAAGCAGACAAGATTGTGCGCCCCGCCAATAAGAATGTACCAAAAATAAAGCACCGCAAAAAGATAAAG AACAAAGCTGAGAGGGAGCGAGACAGGTTGGAGAGGCTCAATGACAGAGAAGTCCTCGGCCCTTCGCCCAACGCTAGCCGCCTCCCACGCTCCAAATGTGGCCTGAGTCAGGATGTCTTTTCCAAGATGGACGAGGGTGAGGACAAAGGGACTCAGCAGTCTCCAGTCAAGTCTATAGAAATTACTTCTATCCTCAATGGCCTGCAAG CCTCTGAGATGTCCACAGACGAAAGTGAGCATGAGGATGAGGAGGGAGAACATAATGAGGAGGATCGCCCAGGTTGCAGAGGCAGCCCCAGAAAGGCCCCACCGGAGCCCCCGCAAACATCAGAGTGCTGGGAGAGCGGGACCCCTCCTGAAGCATCCAAACCTTCTCCAGTCTCAGGAAAGAACCAGGATCTAGTCAGTGCAGAGAGTGGCGATGTTGGGAAGCGCAGAAGCCAACCGGAGTTAGAGGGAGAGGGCAGCAACAGGAAGAGGAAATCTGACAGTGCAGCAGAGAGGACCCCGAAAGGCCAATCCAAAGCAAAGACCCGGAGCACCAGGAGTGCTGACTGGTTGCCAGTAGGCTCTCCCAGGAAGATGGAGGAGAGAGCGGCTGGTCCCGGGGAAGAGAAGGGAGCCTCGTCCAGCAGCAGTTCAGATGATGAGGGTGCGGCGCTGGCCGAATCCCAGGCTGAGGAAAGTGAGCGAAGCCGGCCAAAAACCAAAGGCTCCCCTTCCAAGAAGTACAACGGGATGAGGGAGAAGACTAAAGGTGGCAGACAAGCTGGATTCTGGGAGATTCCTGAAAAGAGGGCCAAAATGTCTGGAAATGCAGAGGAACGGCCAGCTGTACGCTCTAAAGGCCAAAAGGATGTGTGGTCCAGCATCCAGGCCCAGTGGCCGAAGAAGACTCTCAAAGAGTTGTTCTCTGACTCGGACACAGAGGCCGCCAAttctcctcctccacctgtACCTCCGTGTCTGGAGGAGCCGAGTGTCGAACAGGATGCTGGGCCCGAGGACGAAGCCTCAGAGGAGCAGATGGAAAACGACAAACTACAGGAGTTTCCGAGCAGTGGCAGTAACTCTGTACTCAACACACCACCGACAACGCCTGAGTCGCCCTCAGGAGGAGGCAGCGCTGTTGAAGATTCTGGTCCAGCGCAGCCTTCCTCCCCGCCACTATCCATACCCCCAGCTTTGCCTTCAGAGCCGGTTTCTGACGCTCTTACCCCAGGGCCTATACAGGAGGAAGTGGCAGGTGGCCGcagtgagacagacagcagcACGGTGGAAGTGGAGAGTCTGGGTGGGGAGCTGCAAGACCTCCCTCAGGATGAGAGGGCGGGTTCCCCCTCAAAGGTGTTTGACGTCAGCCTCTCCTGCAACAGCAGCAGTAGCTGCAGCCTCGagctgagcagcagcagccaacaAGAGAGTGAACAGAAGTCCAAaggtacaa CGTCTGCGAGTCAGAAGCGGCAAAAAGAATCACAGACTGGTGGAGCCTCAAAGAAACACAAGCCAAGCCGTAAGAGCCTCGGTGTGCCTCCCAAAAAGAATAGAAAAACAG ccgtcttctctcctccAGCCAACAGCAGTGACAGCGAAGACCAGTCTGTTGTTGAGGGCACTGCCAAATCAACTGCCTCTAAGAACAACGCACCAGACGTGAAGGCTGCCACCTCGCCCAAGTGTCACGGACGATCTCCCCCTTCGAGCCATAAGTACCACAAGCAGGGTGACGCCGACCACACCCAGCAACGAGACAACCATGGAAGATCGCCTCGTGTGTACAAGTGGAGCTTCCAGATGT CTGACCTGGAAAAGATGAGCAGTCTGGAGAGGATTTCGTTTCTTCAGGAGAAGCTGCAGGACATCAGGAACCACTACCTCACCCTCAAGTCTGAGGTGGCCTCTATCGACAGACGAAGAAAACGCATGAAGAAGAAGGAACGGGAAA GCACGGTGGCTG